A section of the Triticum dicoccoides isolate Atlit2015 ecotype Zavitan chromosome 7A, WEW_v2.0, whole genome shotgun sequence genome encodes:
- the LOC119328157 gene encoding uncharacterized protein LOC119328157, whose amino-acid sequence MAPSFGRSISFPLSPARASRARAAAYHVRSVSLPCHSHPLLSHLATHISAVRAWIAAPSAPSTGLARLDALHAALAELLLLPEARAALESGSNTADCLLDGFLNLADAHGAFQESLLELRAHAAEAQAALRRRDDNRLSSAVRSLRRAEKELARLAASVRVVAKFPTPSASTSAAEVEVSGVLAEAVATAACASAAVFSSVEAVSAAATSKKTTAASSLRALVMRAKAASEEDKEVAALERLEEVEACAADIETGSDKVFRSILHTRVALLNIQTQTYC is encoded by the coding sequence ATGGCGCCCAGCTTCGGCCGCTCCATCTCCTTCCCGCTCAGCCCGGCGCGCGCCTCCAGGGCCCGCGCCGCGGCCTACCACGTCCGCTCCGTCTCCCTCCCCTGCCACTCCCACCCGCTCCTCTCCCACCTCGCCACCCACATCTCCGCCGTCCGCGCCTGGATCGCCGCCCCCAGCGCGCCCTCCACGGGCCTCGCCCGCCTCGACGCGCTCCACGCCGCGCTCGCCGAGCTCCTGCTCCTCCCCGAGGCCCGCGCCGCGTTAGAGAGCGGGTCCAACACCGCCGACTGCCTCCTCGACGGCTTCCTGAACCTCGCCGACGCCCACGGCGCGTTCCaggagtcgctcctcgagctccgcgCCCACGCCGCCGAGGCGCAGGCCGCGCTCCGGCGCCGCGACGACAACAGGCTGTCATCCGCAGTCCGGTCCCTCCGCCGCGCCGAGAAGGAGCTGGCCCGCCTGGCCGCCTCCGTGCGCGTGGTGGCCAAGTTCCCCACGCCGTCCGCGTCCACCAGCGCCGCGGAGGTGGAGGTGTCCGGGGTGCTCGCCGAGGCCGTGGCCACCGCCGCGTGCGCGTCTGCCGCCGTGTTCTCCTCCGTCGAGGccgtgtccgccgccgccacctccaagaAGACCACCGCGGCGTCCTCGCTCAGGGCCCTCGTCATGCGGGCCAAGGCCGCCTCCGAGGAGGACAAGGAGGTGGCCGCCCtggagaggctggaggaggtcgaggcgtGCGCCGCCGACATCGAGACCGGCAGCGACAAGGTGTTCCGGAGCATCCTGCACACCAGGGTCGCGCTCCTCAACATCCAGACCCAGACCTACTGCTGA